The Muricauda sp. SCSIO 65647 genome includes a region encoding these proteins:
- a CDS encoding outer membrane beta-barrel protein has protein sequence MKKAFLTGLLIFTMIFTTVGQEGFAAKAGFNNVSISVDTDGFFDASDSELGFFIGGGYNFEASDEFDIEPSLLFSFVDDLTSLYIPIMAKYKISEQFNIQAGPQINYLLEDLPDGEFGLDLAFGGGFQIDSNWFVEARYGIQISRGGDFGDVVDINTLTIGGGYRFN, from the coding sequence ATGAAAAAAGCATTTCTTACAGGTTTATTGATCTTCACCATGATTTTCACCACTGTTGGCCAAGAGGGTTTTGCGGCAAAGGCAGGATTCAACAATGTTTCGATAAGCGTTGACACCGATGGCTTTTTCGATGCCAGCGATAGTGAATTGGGCTTTTTTATCGGGGGTGGATACAATTTTGAAGCCAGTGATGAATTTGATATAGAGCCTTCTCTATTGTTCAGTTTTGTTGATGACTTGACATCATTGTACATTCCTATTATGGCAAAGTATAAAATATCTGAGCAGTTCAATATTCAAGCAGGTCCCCAGATCAATTACTTATTGGAAGACCTTCCTGATGGCGAATTCGGTCTGGATCTGGCCTTCGGGGGAGGATTTCAGATCGATAGCAATTGGTTCGTCGAGGCGCGCTATGGTATCCAAATTTCACGAGGAGGTGATTTTGGCGATGTTGTAGATATCAACACACTTACTATAGGTGGCGGATATAGGTTTAACTGA
- the aroQ gene encoding type II 3-dehydroquinate dehydratase: MKIIIINGPNLNLLGKREPEVYGDTTFDDYFSKLQFKFKEVQLEYFQSNVEGELIGKLQEVGFSYDGIVLNAAAYTHTSVGIGDAVKAIEAPVVEVHISNTFSREDFRHISYISPAAKGVILGFGLQSYDLAIQSFLE, translated from the coding sequence ATGAAAATTATCATCATCAACGGACCCAATCTGAACCTTCTGGGCAAACGTGAACCTGAAGTATATGGTGACACCACCTTTGATGACTATTTCTCGAAACTTCAGTTTAAGTTTAAAGAGGTTCAACTTGAGTATTTTCAATCAAATGTTGAGGGCGAGTTGATCGGCAAGTTGCAAGAAGTAGGTTTTTCATATGATGGTATTGTGTTGAACGCAGCTGCATATACCCATACCTCGGTAGGTATCGGCGATGCGGTCAAGGCTATTGAAGCGCCTGTGGTCGAGGTACATATCTCCAATACCTTTTCACGCGAAGATTTTCGTCATATTTCCTATATTTCGCCAGCTGCCAAGGGCGTAATTCTGGGCTTTGGCCTTCAAAGTTATGATCTGGCCATACAGAGTTTTTTAGAGTAA
- a CDS encoding PQQ-dependent sugar dehydrogenase, producing the protein MKPYFAHFAILIFLLFSCDDSNGDNTMTDDAQDDGNGDISLSFISAFSNLSFQRPVDFQIANDGSGRVFVVEQAGTIKVFQNDPMVTEAGTFLDISNEINTDANEQGLLGLAFHPDFASNGYFYVNYTPSETLSVTSRFQVSFADQNSADPNSELVLLETQQPFTNHNGGQLAFGPDGYLYIASGDGGSGGDPQNNAQTRSNLLGAILRIDVDNTSGGLDYAIPTDNPFVGENGIRGEIFAYGLRNPWRMSFDSQTGSLWTGDVGQGDREEINLIESGGNYGWKLFEGTFCFSGDCDDTGLIPPVFEYGHDAGDRSVTGGFVYRGNAIPSLQGKYVYADFISGRIWSLSLDGNDNELLFNTGLNIASFGVDAQNELYFCAFDGAIYTFQED; encoded by the coding sequence ATGAAACCTTATTTTGCCCACTTTGCTATATTGATTTTTTTACTGTTTTCTTGTGATGATTCGAATGGTGACAATACGATGACCGATGATGCCCAAGATGATGGCAACGGTGACATAAGTCTCTCATTTATCAGTGCTTTTTCTAATTTAAGTTTTCAGCGCCCCGTTGATTTTCAAATTGCAAATGATGGTAGTGGCCGTGTGTTTGTTGTCGAACAGGCAGGGACGATCAAGGTGTTTCAAAATGATCCAATGGTCACCGAGGCCGGTACCTTTTTGGATATCAGCAACGAAATAAATACAGATGCCAATGAGCAAGGGCTGTTAGGACTTGCTTTTCATCCTGATTTTGCATCAAATGGCTATTTTTATGTGAACTATACACCATCGGAAACCTTATCGGTGACTTCGCGTTTTCAGGTCTCGTTCGCTGATCAAAATAGTGCCGACCCCAATTCAGAATTGGTGTTGTTGGAAACTCAGCAACCCTTCACCAACCATAATGGCGGACAGCTTGCCTTTGGGCCAGATGGTTATCTTTATATAGCCTCTGGTGATGGCGGTTCTGGAGGAGACCCCCAGAACAATGCCCAAACCCGATCAAATCTGTTAGGGGCCATTCTGCGGATTGATGTGGACAACACTTCTGGAGGATTGGATTACGCAATTCCTACGGATAACCCATTTGTGGGTGAGAATGGCATACGTGGAGAAATCTTTGCCTATGGCCTTCGAAACCCTTGGCGGATGAGTTTTGACAGCCAAACCGGAAGCCTATGGACAGGCGATGTTGGGCAAGGAGATCGCGAAGAAATAAACCTCATCGAATCAGGCGGAAACTACGGATGGAAACTTTTTGAAGGTACTTTCTGCTTTTCTGGTGATTGTGATGACACAGGTTTGATACCGCCGGTTTTTGAGTATGGTCACGATGCTGGCGACAGATCGGTTACCGGAGGTTTTGTTTATCGGGGCAATGCCATACCCTCATTACAGGGCAAATACGTCTATGCCGATTTCATCAGTGGCCGTATATGGTCACTTTCCCTAGATGGAAATGACAATGAACTGTTGTTCAATACCGGATTGAACATAGCTTCCTTCGGGGTTGACGCCCAAAATGAACTGTATTTCTGTGCTTTTGATGGTGCCATTTACACCTTTCAAGAAGATTGA
- a CDS encoding DUF3817 domain-containing protein produces MLKLFRATAILEGVSYLLLFALTMPLKYWADITEPNKVVGYVHGFLFIAYVVVCMVFVRERKWGFRKAFVLLVASLLPFGTFYAYKKYLKGLDQSS; encoded by the coding sequence TTGTTAAAGCTTTTTAGGGCAACTGCCATTCTTGAAGGAGTTTCATACTTGCTGTTATTTGCCCTGACCATGCCACTTAAGTATTGGGCCGACATCACCGAACCCAACAAGGTTGTTGGCTATGTACATGGCTTTCTCTTTATCGCCTATGTTGTTGTCTGCATGGTTTTTGTGCGTGAACGAAAATGGGGGTTCAGAAAAGCGTTTGTGCTTCTGGTCGCCTCGCTCTTACCATTCGGAACATTCTATGCGTATAAGAAGTACCTCAAAGGTCTGGATCAATCTTCTTGA
- the lpdA gene encoding dihydrolipoyl dehydrogenase: MSKFDVIVLGSGPGGYVTAIRASQLGLKTAIVEKESLGGVCLNWGCIPTKALLKSAQVFEYLKHAEDYGLSAKKVEHDFDAVVKRSRNVADGMSKGVQFLMKKNKIEVLNGFGKLLPGKKVVVKGEHGEPAEYSADHIIIATGARSRELPSLPQDGKKVIGYREAMTLENQPKKMIVVGSGAIGVEFAYFYHTMGTEVTVVEFLPNIVPVEDEDISKQLERSFKKSGIKIMTSSEVTKVDTSGDGVKATVKTPKGEKVLEADVVLSAVGIKTNIENIGLEDVGIAVDRDKILVNDYYQTNIPGYYAIGDVTPGQALAHVASAEGILCVEKIAGMHVEPLDYGNIPGCTYCMPEVASVGMTEKQAKEQNYDIKVGKFPFSASGKAKAAGNSDGFVKVIFDAKYGEWLGCHMIGAGVTDMIAEAVVARKLETTGHEVLKAVHPHPTMSEAVMEAVADAYDEVIHL, translated from the coding sequence ATGAGTAAATTTGATGTCATTGTTTTGGGAAGTGGTCCCGGAGGTTATGTTACCGCCATACGTGCTTCGCAATTGGGCCTTAAGACAGCCATTGTTGAGAAAGAAAGTCTTGGGGGCGTATGTCTGAACTGGGGCTGTATACCTACAAAGGCATTGCTCAAATCGGCACAGGTTTTTGAATATTTGAAACATGCCGAAGATTATGGTCTGAGTGCCAAAAAAGTCGAGCATGATTTTGATGCAGTGGTCAAACGTAGTCGAAATGTTGCCGATGGCATGAGCAAAGGTGTTCAGTTTTTAATGAAAAAGAACAAAATCGAGGTGTTGAACGGCTTTGGCAAGTTACTTCCGGGCAAAAAAGTCGTGGTCAAGGGCGAGCATGGCGAACCTGCCGAATATTCTGCCGATCATATCATCATTGCCACAGGCGCAAGAAGCCGTGAATTGCCCAGCCTTCCGCAAGATGGAAAAAAGGTAATCGGTTACCGTGAGGCCATGACCTTGGAAAATCAACCCAAAAAAATGATCGTGGTAGGTAGTGGGGCCATCGGCGTTGAATTTGCCTATTTCTACCACACCATGGGCACCGAAGTAACCGTGGTAGAGTTTCTTCCGAACATCGTTCCGGTAGAGGATGAGGATATTTCAAAACAATTGGAGCGCAGCTTCAAGAAATCGGGCATCAAAATCATGACCTCATCAGAGGTGACCAAAGTTGATACTTCGGGCGATGGCGTAAAAGCCACTGTCAAAACCCCAAAAGGTGAGAAAGTATTGGAAGCCGATGTCGTTCTTTCTGCCGTTGGAATCAAAACGAACATCGAAAATATAGGATTGGAAGACGTTGGCATTGCCGTTGACCGTGATAAGATATTGGTGAATGATTACTATCAGACCAATATTCCGGGGTATTATGCCATTGGAGATGTTACCCCTGGCCAAGCGCTTGCACATGTTGCTTCAGCCGAAGGTATTCTTTGTGTCGAAAAAATCGCTGGCATGCACGTTGAACCCTTAGATTATGGTAACATTCCCGGCTGTACCTATTGTATGCCCGAAGTGGCCTCGGTGGGCATGACAGAAAAACAAGCGAAAGAACAGAATTACGATATCAAAGTGGGCAAGTTTCCGTTTTCTGCAAGCGGAAAAGCCAAGGCGGCGGGCAACTCTGATGGTTTTGTAAAGGTCATCTTCGATGCCAAATATGGTGAATGGTTAGGTTGTCATATGATCGGGGCCGGGGTCACCGATATGATCGCAGAAGCAGTGGTAGCCCGTAAATTGGAAACTACGGGCCATGAAGTGCTGAAAGCTGTTCACCCCCACCCTACCATGAGCGAAGCGGTCATGGAAGCCGTGGCAGATGCCTATGACGAAGTCATTCACCTATAA
- a CDS encoding DUF1572 family protein has protein sequence MSLSRHYLENVRFEFERYKTMGEKTFKQLSPQELHWRPSENDNSIAIIAKHLAGNMLSRWTNFLTEDGEKPWRHRDTEFEDPPNTKEELMLVWEKGWQCLFQAIEAVNESNFDANIKIRGKKHSIVQAFNRQLAHYASHVGQIVMLGKMIKGSAWTSLSIPKGQSEAFNKNLFGKTSS, from the coding sequence ATGAGCCTTTCACGCCACTATCTTGAAAATGTAAGATTTGAGTTCGAGCGCTATAAAACAATGGGCGAGAAGACATTCAAACAACTTTCGCCACAAGAGTTGCACTGGCGACCCAGCGAAAATGACAATAGTATAGCGATTATTGCAAAACATTTGGCAGGCAACATGCTCAGCCGATGGACGAACTTCTTGACCGAAGATGGCGAAAAACCTTGGCGCCATCGAGATACAGAATTTGAAGACCCTCCCAATACCAAAGAAGAACTGATGCTTGTTTGGGAGAAAGGCTGGCAATGCCTTTTTCAAGCAATTGAGGCCGTCAACGAATCAAATTTTGATGCGAACATCAAAATACGGGGCAAAAAGCACTCGATCGTTCAAGCTTTCAATCGCCAGTTGGCACACTATGCAAGCCATGTCGGACAAATTGTTATGCTGGGTAAAATGATAAAAGGTAGCGCGTGGACCTCATTATCCATACCAAAGGGTCAATCAGAAGCCTTCAACAAAAATCTTTTCGGAAAAACATCTTCCTAA
- the msrB gene encoding peptide-methionine (R)-S-oxide reductase MsrB — protein MKNKYAVNKTEAEWRKELSPEEYRVLRQKGTEYPHTGEYNLHFENGDYHCKACNAKLFESEHKFESGCGWPSFDQAIEGAIEYIRDTSHGMIRTETVCANCGSHLGHVFDDGPQQTTGQRYCINSVSIEFDPKENT, from the coding sequence ATGAAAAACAAATATGCCGTCAACAAGACGGAAGCTGAATGGAGAAAAGAGCTCTCACCAGAAGAATATAGGGTGTTGCGGCAAAAAGGGACCGAATACCCCCATACCGGCGAATATAATCTACATTTTGAGAATGGTGATTATCATTGCAAAGCCTGTAATGCCAAACTTTTTGAAAGCGAACACAAATTTGAAAGTGGTTGTGGCTGGCCTTCTTTTGACCAAGCAATCGAGGGGGCAATCGAGTACATTCGAGATACTTCACATGGCATGATCCGTACTGAAACCGTCTGCGCCAACTGTGGTAGCCACTTAGGGCATGTTTTTGATGACGGCCCACAGCAGACAACAGGGCAACGTTACTGTATCAATTCAGTGAGCATTGAATTTGACCCAAAAGAGAACACATGA
- the msrB gene encoding peptide-methionine (R)-S-oxide reductase MsrB, whose protein sequence is MLKKIALVALLVFSGCKGTSQEEKETDAENKTFAINKTDAEWRTELTDMEYYILRRAATENPFTSDLLDNKEKGTYVCAGCSTPLFKSETKFDSGTGWPSFYKEIEGNVAYDVDYKIGYARTEEHCATCGGHLGHVFDDGPAPTGKRHCINGAALDFVPDSD, encoded by the coding sequence ATGCTGAAAAAGATTGCTTTAGTCGCTCTTCTTGTTTTCTCGGGATGCAAGGGAACTTCCCAAGAAGAAAAAGAGACCGATGCCGAAAATAAAACATTTGCCATTAACAAGACCGATGCCGAGTGGCGTACCGAACTGACCGATATGGAGTATTATATACTTCGTAGGGCAGCCACGGAAAACCCTTTCACCAGTGATTTATTGGATAACAAAGAAAAAGGCACCTATGTATGTGCAGGATGCAGCACTCCCCTGTTCAAAAGCGAAACCAAATTCGATTCTGGCACCGGATGGCCCAGTTTTTATAAGGAAATTGAAGGCAATGTCGCCTACGATGTGGATTATAAAATTGGTTATGCCCGTACCGAAGAGCACTGCGCTACCTGCGGCGGTCATCTAGGACACGTATTTGATGATGGCCCGGCACCCACGGGCAAACGACACTGTATCAATGGAGCTGCCTTGGATTTTGTACCGGATAGTGACTAA
- a CDS encoding collagen-like protein — protein MSSIKTIFGIILALLVISCEGPQGPPGFDGRDGIDGQDGVNILGQVLEIQGTFSAENNYSILYEFPQNVEVFEADVVLVYLLFDQTEDSNGELVDIWRLLPQTRILDQGLLQYNYDHTFLDVNIFLEADFDLTTLLPGDTDNQVFRIAVVPAEFASDPSLDLSNLESVMGRMEISSNEIQQIELD, from the coding sequence ATGAGTTCGATAAAAACTATTTTCGGTATCATCTTGGCCTTATTGGTAATCTCGTGTGAAGGTCCGCAAGGCCCTCCAGGCTTTGACGGGCGCGATGGCATTGACGGTCAAGATGGTGTCAATATTCTTGGCCAAGTACTCGAAATTCAAGGTACTTTTTCGGCCGAAAACAATTACAGCATATTATATGAGTTTCCCCAAAATGTAGAAGTCTTTGAAGCAGATGTGGTTTTGGTGTATCTGCTTTTTGACCAGACCGAAGATAGTAATGGCGAACTAGTCGATATTTGGCGTTTGTTGCCCCAAACCCGAATATTGGACCAAGGTTTGCTGCAATACAATTACGATCATACCTTTTTGGACGTGAACATTTTCTTAGAGGCCGATTTTGACCTTACTACCCTGCTACCGGGCGATACCGATAATCAGGTGTTCAGAATCGCGGTCGTACCGGCCGAGTTTGCTTCTGACCCTTCGTTAGACCTTTCAAATCTTGAGTCGGTTATGGGAAGAATGGAAATCTCGTCGAATGAGATTCAACAAATAGAGTTGGATTAG